Genomic DNA from Chrysiogenia bacterium:
CAAGCCGCGAGCGCTCACCTGGAGAGATTGTAACCAAGAGCAAGAGATGAGCGAGCGGTACCAGCAACTTCGAAGAGAGCGGGAGCGACGCAGGCCGCGCTGGCCCTTTGTGGTCTCGGCGCTGCTCAACCTGCTGCTCATCGCCCTGTTCGCGCGCTACGCGGCGCCCTGGCTGGCCTCGCTCCGCGAGCCCACCCCGCGCCCCGATGACCTCCAGTGGGTGGACCTCGCCCCCCTGCCCCCGCAGAGCGAAGCGTTTCAGCAGCAGTCGCCCGCGCGCGGGCAGATCATCGAGAATTCCCGGGCCAACGACATCGAGCCCGACGAGTCGCGCTACGTGGCCGACCGGGCCGCCAGTTATGACAAGCAGATGGTCGGCCCGCGCGGCGCGCCGCTTCCCGGTGAGAAGGCCCGGCAGCAGAGCGCCGAGCCCGGCAGTGATTCAGAAGACGCGCCGGGCACCCACTCGCCCGAACCCGGCAGCGAAGAAGAAGCCTCTGAGGGACAGATCGCCGATGTGCGCGCACTCTTTCCCACCGGGGAGCAAATCGCGAAGGTCCTGGCCGAGCAGCGGCGCAAGGCGGCCGAGGCGGCCGCCAATGGCGGCGGCGGGGGCGAAAACGCCCTGCCCCTTCCGGTGGGCGAGAGTCTCGACGCCCTCGACCCGAACCTGCCCCAGGGCCAGTTCACCCTGCTCAATGCCAAGAGCTTCAAATACGCGGGCTTCATCCGCCGCGTGGGGCAGCGGGTCTTCGACCAGATGCTCGGCCAGCTCTACTCGCGCGGGTTTGCCGCCTCTATCCCGGTGGGGGCGCAGGGCTATGCCATCGTAGAGACCACCATGAACCTGCAGGGCGAGCAGCTCTCGACGCGCATCTACCGCCTGGAGGGAGAGCCCGCCTACGCCGAGGCCGCGCGCGCGGCCATGGTGCGCGGCGCCTGGGATCTCAACCCGCCCAGCGGCGTCGAAGCCGACGACGGGCTGATCCACTGGGTGCTGATTACGCGGCTGCACCTGGTGCAGAACGACCGCTACTACGGCCCGCAGTACCGCGGCAACGCGCAGTTCGGAATTCTGTAGGATCCCCGCACCACCATCTCCCGTCATCCCGAGCGAAGCCGAGGGATCTCACAGTCGCGAATAGCGATGTTCCTGCTCAAGAGTCAGCGCTGGTTTGAAATTGCGAGATCCCTCCGCTGCGCTTCGCTACGGTCGGGATGACGGGTGCGAGTGTACGAGATAAGTGTAGGGATGCGGCACGCCTCGCCCTTCTTGCATCACCAGACGGCCAGGTGGTCCTCGACCACGCCGAAGACGTTGCCGAGTTCGATGGGGGCTTCGCCCGGCACTTTGATGGTTCCGGCGAAGGTCCCGTAGGGCTGGATGAAATCGCTGCGAATCACCCCGAGGTTCAGGCGCTGCTTGCGCGCGCCCAGCGGCGTGAAGTCGAGGCTCAGCCAGTCGCCGCCCACCGAGCGCAGGCGCCAGGGCTCGCGCGAGGGATTCTTCGGCATTTCAAAGCGCACGCCTTCAAGCGCATAGAGCTTCCCGTCGACAAAGAGCACGTTTTCCTGGGAGACGCCCGCGGCGTTGTCGTAGACATCGGCCGAGAGGTTGAGCCCGACGCGCCGGCCATCGACCGCATGGCCGGAAAAGGCCGCCCAGTTCCACTTGGTCGTGCGGCGCGCGGCCGAGCGGGTCCAGTCGCTGGCGCCAAGTGCGTTGCCGAGATCCACGTCGCGCCCGCCGAGCCGGAGCGCGCCGCCCGCGGGGAGGCCCGCGGCCTTGTGCGTGTAGGCGGCGCGGTCCTTTTCAAGCTCAAAGAGCAGGCCCAGGCTCTCGCCCTCGGGCTTTACGAAAAACTCGCCTTCGAGCCGCTCATCGCCCAGCGGCAGGTCGAGCTCGGCGCGCCACTGCCCGGGCTCCGAAGAGACACGCACCCGCGCCCCCTTGGCATCCCAGAGGGTGACGCCCTCGGTGGAACTCTTTGCAAAGCTCAAACCCCTGCCCCCCGGAGAGAGGGCCTCGAACTCGCGCTTGTTTGCCGGATCTTCTCGATCGATCACGTAGGCAAAGATATTGGCGACGTAGCCGAGTTGCACGAGGGCAAAGGCGACGAACCAGCGGTCGGTCGTCGCCGAGAGGTAGTGCCATTCCTTGAGCCGCATGCGGCCCATGACGCCGGGGACGCTGACATTGGGATCGGCAATGGGGCCCGGGTAGCGGCCGTACTGGTAGGCCCCGGCCTGCCGCGCAGCAGGCGGGGCGCTGACTTCAATCTTCACTGCCTAGTTTCCGCCCGCGGGCGCCTTGCTCGTCTTCTTGTGCGATCCCCACTTGCGAAGCGATTCGTCGAGCACGTCGGCGAAGGCTTCGAGCAGGTCGGGCTCACGCGCGGGATTGTAGTAACCTAGCTCGTAGGCCTTCTCGTGCGAGTTGGCGAGCGCGCGGGTCACGTGCTCGCGCAGCAGCACGTGGAAGCCGCGCATGACATCGTTCATGTAGAGTTCGCGCGCGCCTTTGTCCTTGGACTCCATAAAGATGCGCGCGGCCGGCACCATGCGTTCCATGTAGCTGTTCTTGCCATCGAGCTCCATGGCCTTGAAGGGATAGCCCATCAGCTTTCTGAGCACCGGACGGTTCTTGTCCGAGAGCACTTCCTTGAACTGGGTGCGCCGCTCGATGATGACCGGCGCCGAGGTTTTCAGAATTCCATAGAGCAGCGGATCGAGCGCAGCCCAGTCATTCCGGTTGGGACGAAGCACATTGGCGAGCGATTCCTCGAGTACGAAGTCGTAGCGCTGGTCGAGCTTGGCCCACTGCTGAAGCGTAAAGAGAAGCTCGGTGGCCAGACCCTTGTCGAGCACGTCGGCAATCATGGCATTGAAGGCGACCGCCAGTTCCGGCGGAGCATCCAGATACGTGCGCGCGTGCTTGAGCAGGTAGCGGAAGTCGCCGTTCTTGGGATTGTCGTCGAGCATCTTGGCAAAGGCCCGCGTGGCCTTCGCGTTCTTGTCACAGCCGTACATTTCGCCGGCCAGGTTGTCGAGTTCATGCAGGTCGAGTCCCGGCGGCGGGTTGTTGAGCACGTCGGCAACGAAGTTGAGCTGGGTCTGGATGAGCTGGCGCATTTCGTCCTGCGAGATGATGCGGTCGAGCAGCAGGAGGAACGGACGCACCAGCCGGTGGCGGCGGTTGGGCGGCTCGCGCAGGGTGAACGCGACGAAGTCCAGGAACACGCTGAGCGCCTTGCGCTTGGGATTGGAACTCAGCCGCGCGTCGCGCACGGCGCGGAGCACGGCGATGGAGTTCTCAATCACACCCTGCTCGAACACGGCGTTCATGGTCGGGTCAAAGAGGCCCGAAGCGCCCGAGAGATAGAGCGAGTGGATCATCTCGACGAGGTAGGGCGCGTCGCCGCGCTTGGCCAGCGCCTGAATCATGGTGAACGCTTCTTCGAGGGGCGTTTCCTTGAGCAGCGCGCGGATCGGCGCGGGATCGGCCACGAGTTCCGAGAGAATATCGGGCTCGCAGAAGAGGTCGCCGATGGCCGCAGTTTTCGCCAGGAAGTCGAACAGGCCCGCCATCTTGGCAGCGGTGCTGGCCTCCAACTCGGCCGAGGCTTCGAAGGCATCGATGGCGATGTTCTTCGAGGGGAACTTGATGGGCATGCCCGGCATGTTGATGGGCACGACGATGTCGGTGAATGCAATGGGCATACCGCACGAGAGCGGCGAGTAGGCGATGTCCATCAGCTTGAGCAGGCGCTGATTGTCCGAGGGGAACTTGCGGCCGCGGGCGAGCACCTTCGTGCCGTCGGCCAGGGTATGGTACTTGAACACTTCACCAAAGCGCAGGCGCTGTTCCTGGGTGAGCTTGTCCAGGAAGATGTCGAGGACGATTTCGAGGGAGTTCTCCCCGTTCTTGTCACGCTGGAGAAGACGCTCCACCCCGTCGAGCATGGTCTCGGCATAGTTCTGCTGGGGATGGATCTCGTCCTTTTCAAAGAACCCGTCGAGGGCGATGAGCAGGCTGTAGGTCACCGGCCTGCCCTCGTTGTCCTTGGCAGCGAGCACCTTCCCAAGGTCGGTCATCGCCTTGTCGAAGACTTCCTTTTCCGAGAGCACCTGGAAGGCCTCGTGCATCTGGGGAATCTCTTCGTAGTTCATCAGGATCGAGGCCGAGTCGAGCACGTCGTTCTCAAGGGCGCTCTTGGCAATCTTCAGAATTCCCTGGGTGATCTTGAAGCGGCGATCGTCCTTGAGATACTCGTGAATGAAGACGGCCCAGCTCTTGAGCAGGCGGTCATAGGGGCGGTCCTTTTGTTCATCGAGGATGCAGGTGAGCGGCTCATAGGCCGTCTGCACCAGGTTGGATCCGCCGCGGAACTCGATGGCTTCATAGAAACCGCGCGGCCCCAGTTTGTGGGCGCCGGTGCCCACGATCTTTGCCTGGTAGTTGATGAGTCCCTCGAAATCCTTTTTGGGCTGGTCGAAGAAGGTTTCGAGCAGTTCGAGCGGGATGTCGAAAAAATCTTCCTTGGTCTTGGGATCGAGATCGAGCTCGAGTTTGGGCAGGTTCACCAGCGCGGCGAACATCTGACGCTGCTTGGGATAGCGCGCGAACACGTCGAGGATCCAGACGATGTCGGTGAGCAGGGAGTGCCCGTTCTTGTCGGGCTCGGAAATCACCTCGGCCATGGCGTCGGTCATCTGCCAGGCGCCCAGGCGATTGGCCTCTGAAATCACTTCGGCGAAGTCGCGGAACACGCCCTGCCGGGCCAGGTCGCGCGAAGCCTCGTAGAAGGTGCGCAGCTCGTCCATCTCGTAGGGCTCGGGATAGATCGACTCGAACGCCTTGAACGCGCGCACGATATCGGGATCGGTCGCGCGCGGGGGCTTGGCGCTCATGTCTTCTGAAATGGCGTCGTAGGTGGCGGTGAGTTCCTTCCACGCCCCGGCGCGCTTGAGATCCGCGATGAGCGGATCTACCAGGCCGCGGCTTCGCCGGTTGTCGGCGCGCCACTGTTTCTCCAGCTCGGCCATGTAGCTCTTGAGGTAGTTGCGCTCGAGGTCGAAGTGGATCTCCTCAACCGCCTTGCGGCCGGCCCGGTCGGCGGCCGCCACGCGTAGGGTCATCTTGCCCGAACCGTGCTTGCGGTAATCCAGGGTTCCCCCGCTCTTGAAACGCTTGCCGTTGATGGTGATCTCCACCGAGTTGCGCACCAGGCTGGGGTCTTCCACGTCCACTTTGATCGTGGTGCGCTCGACGCTGATTCCCTCACTGATGCCCTCGATGCGGATCGTCGGTTCGCGCAGATCGGTGACAACCTTGAGCTTCTGGTCGGCGGTGTTACCGGCATCGTCGTGGATGCGGGCGATAAGCTCATGGGTGCCGTCGGGCACGTCCATGACCTTGACGGGGAACGCAGTCTCACGGGTTGCCAGATCGCCCTTCGCAATGCTCTCACCATCGAGCAGCACCTCGAGTTTCGCGGGCGTCTTGCTCGCCAGCACCTGCAGATTGAGCGGCAGCTCGCTCACAACCACGCCGGACTTGGGCGAGGTCACCGTGATGCCCGGCCTGGTGTTGTCGATCTTCACCACGCGCTGCACGCGCGTTTCGTTGCCGACCTTGTCGACGGCATAGAAATCGAAGCGCCCTTCGAGCCCCTCGATGGGCATGTCCATGGCGAACTTGCCTTCGGCATCGACGGTGACGGGTTTGCCGTTGATCTCGAACTTGGCCGCCGGATCGTCGATGGTTCCCTCCAGCGTGATGAGCGGCTGGTTGGTCACCGTGTCCACAGGCGGATAGGTGATGTCGAGCTTTGGCGCGGTGACGTCGCGAAGCACCGTGGCCGTGGTGCGCCAGATGCGGTCTTCTTCATCGCGGCCGGTGAGTACCAGGATGTTCTCGCCGTCTTTGAGAATCACGCCTTTGGCGGAAAAGCGCGGGCTCTCCTCGCCTTCGCGCACGGCGGCGATGCCGTTGATCTGCAGGTTTTCGATATCGAGCGCCGCTTCGCCCTCGACCGTGGCCCAGCGCTCACGCATATAGTCGCCATCGCTCGGGCTCTTGAGCGTGATCTTGGACGCCTGCTCGGTGCGCGTGATCTCGAAGCGCTCTTCGTT
This window encodes:
- a CDS encoding DUF2804 domain-containing protein; translation: MKIEVSAPPAARQAGAYQYGRYPGPIADPNVSVPGVMGRMRLKEWHYLSATTDRWFVAFALVQLGYVANIFAYVIDREDPANKREFEALSPGGRGLSFAKSSTEGVTLWDAKGARVRVSSEPGQWRAELDLPLGDERLEGEFFVKPEGESLGLLFELEKDRAAYTHKAAGLPAGGALRLGGRDVDLGNALGASDWTRSAARRTTKWNWAAFSGHAVDGRRVGLNLSADVYDNAAGVSQENVLFVDGKLYALEGVRFEMPKNPSREPWRLRSVGGDWLSLDFTPLGARKQRLNLGVIRSDFIQPYGTFAGTIKVPGEAPIELGNVFGVVEDHLAVW